A window of Diabrotica virgifera virgifera chromosome 9, PGI_DIABVI_V3a contains these coding sequences:
- the LOC126891271 gene encoding 50 kDa hatching enzyme-like — protein MAATDAFSENDAMRFFQQYGYIDSNSIANFNLTLLHFQQKYNLYVDGTLNDETIALMQKPRCHTGENAYSLKGKWYKHNLRWYFPQAYNVKDLIQLVERAFKIWKDVSNLHFTRVTVPVPKPDITITAVKRKHYFRSNCMGGQKCGFDFDGRGGTLAHSYFPINNDSCVEIHLDLDEKWSYNLNDPDYDSTNLFMVVLHEIGHSLGLLHSNDETAVMYPWYPNKLQNISQDDISGLEALYGRKSTSIPSQYSALTPSSPRKSTYIPTQTSATPQSHISRVHTTRYRPRPTEIIPHQATKTAPHFCAIEYPNSLFLAYDPQFKNHHMYIIHEGFVWKNDINGHMVPNNPEHLSTYLPKQLRNISHVFQNIAGNLIVTSNNTMYSVSFPSITI, from the coding sequence ATGGCAGCAACAGACGCCTTTTCCGAAAACGATGCTATGAGATTTTTTCAACAATATGGATATATAGATAGCAATTCTATAGCAAATTTTAATTTAACGCTCCTACATttccaacaaaaatataatttatatgtGGATGGTACATTAAACGATGAAACCATAGCATTAATGCAAAAACCTCGATGTCACACTGGAGAAAACGCTTACTCTCTTAAGGGAAAATGGTATAAACATAATCTAAGATGGTACTTTCCTCAGGCATATAACGTGAAAGATCTAATTCAATTAGTTGAACGAGCctttaaaatatggaaagatgTTTCAAATTTACATTTTACCAGAGTAACTGTTCCTGTTCCGAAACCAGATATCACTATAACAGCAGTTAAAAGAAAACATTATTTTCGCTCCAATTGTATGGGGGGCCAAAAGTGTGGATTTGATTTTGATGGTCGTGGTGGAACATTAGCACATTCGTATTTTCCCATCAATAATGATAGTTGCGTAGAAATACATTTAGACCTCGATGAAAAATGGAGTTATAATTTGAATGATCCCGATTATGATTCCACCAATCTCTTTATGGTCGTTCTTCATGAAATCGGTCACAGTTTAGGATTATTACACAGTAACGATGAGACAGCTGTAATGTATCCATGGTACCCtaataaattacaaaatattaGTCAGGATGATATTAGTGGCTTAGAGGCTTTATACGGACGCAAAAGTACATCTATTCCTTCACAGTATAGTGCATTAACCCCGTCATCGCCGCGCAAAAGTACATATATTCCTACACAGACTAGTGCAACACCCCAGTCGCATATATCGAGGGTGCATACTACACGATACCGACCTAGACCAACCGAGATCATACCCCATCAAGCAACGAAAACTGCACCACATTTTTGTGCTATTGAATATCCTAATAGTCTCTTTTTAGCATATGATCCTCAGTTTAAGAACCATCATATGTATATAATACATGAAGGATTTGTATGGAAGAATGATATAAATGGACACATGGTACCGAATAATCCAGAACATTTGAGTACTTATTTACCTAAACAACTAAGAAATATTTCGCATGTGTTTCAGAATATAGCTGGCAACTTAATTGTTACATCAAATAACACTATGTACTCAGTATCCTTTCCCAGCATAACTATTTGA